A single genomic interval of uncultured Desulfobacter sp. harbors:
- a CDS encoding NrtA/SsuA/CpmA family ABC transporter substrate-binding protein, which produces MAMLKLFVSAFIFFLVACFPDPGCAFNAGTWKTAQTIQPFFYERFTGAGQNVKVFSFTNPADQKTALLAGNLDICGTTIAHAIHSASLGQPVVVVAALCNKCSAFVVGADSLVQSPADLKGKKIGYVPGTMHEILLRETLIRSGLSPDREVALTRVDFFDMGLALARGGIDAFVSGEPFPTIAVIKGYGRILSYPYYGESIGTINAGMLVTRNSIEKDHDLVLEMVRAHARATRLLKQDRQLWLAKASEFGTPMEILEGAAHNMELAWDMDPDFVEKAQALGERMQALGLIRRQPDYSRLFDLSFVSQLRAEIGD; this is translated from the coding sequence ATGGCAATGTTAAAGCTGTTTGTGTCTGCCTTTATTTTTTTCCTGGTGGCTTGCTTTCCGGACCCTGGGTGTGCGTTTAATGCAGGCACATGGAAGACAGCCCAGACCATCCAGCCTTTTTTTTATGAGCGGTTCACCGGGGCAGGACAAAATGTTAAGGTCTTTTCCTTTACCAATCCGGCTGATCAGAAAACTGCCCTGTTGGCGGGAAACCTGGATATCTGCGGCACCACCATTGCGCATGCCATTCATTCTGCATCCCTGGGTCAGCCCGTAGTCGTGGTGGCCGCTCTTTGTAACAAGTGCTCGGCGTTTGTGGTGGGCGCAGACAGTCTTGTGCAGTCTCCCGCCGATCTAAAGGGTAAAAAGATCGGATATGTGCCGGGTACCATGCATGAGATTCTTCTAAGGGAAACCCTTATCCGTTCCGGCCTCTCCCCGGACCGGGAGGTGGCCCTGACCCGAGTGGATTTTTTTGATATGGGCCTGGCCCTGGCACGGGGCGGTATTGATGCCTTTGTTTCGGGTGAACCCTTTCCCACCATTGCCGTAATCAAGGGTTATGGCAGAATTCTTTCCTATCCCTATTACGGGGAATCCATCGGTACCATCAACGCCGGCATGCTGGTTACCCGTAATTCCATTGAAAAAGATCATGACTTGGTTCTTGAGATGGTCAGGGCCCATGCCCGTGCCACCCGGCTTCTTAAGCAGGACAGGCAACTATGGCTGGCAAAAGCATCGGAGTTCGGCACCCCCATGGAAATATTGGAGGGAGCGGCCCACAATATGGAATTGGCCTGGGACATGGATCCGGATTTCGTTGAAAAGGCCCAGGCCTTGGGGGAGCGCATGCAAGCCCTTGGCCTGATCCGGCGCCAGCCGGATTACAGTCGGTTGTTTGATTTGAGTTTTGTGAGCCAACTCCGGGCGGAGATTGGGGATTAA
- a CDS encoding radical SAM protein, with the protein MGWHIKPKVEYILDKSLDDGISREEAETLIRMDLHSKETYALMETADRLSRQTFGLKGENHLHIGVNLEPCPLNCRFCSLTKEAGIFTGKVEFDYQQILAWSMEAQAAGADALNLMTTGTYPFKRLLELGLQLKQDVSLPLVANTRDITRAEGEQLLDAGFVGAYHAVRLGEGRDTPLKKEKRIRTIQVFNDVGLKWMNCVEPVGPEHTPEELVEVMFLAREYQATYSGVMRRVNFPGSPMEKYGMITEFEMARLVAVSRLVMGRVPKAHCTHEPHTASMTAGANLFFPEKGSSPRDDQADTGKGRARDINECRRIHWETDWDPELPSNCF; encoded by the coding sequence ATGGGCTGGCATATAAAACCAAAAGTAGAGTACATTCTTGATAAATCCCTTGATGACGGTATCAGCCGTGAAGAAGCGGAAACCTTGATCCGGATGGATCTGCACAGCAAAGAAACCTATGCACTGATGGAGACAGCGGACCGCTTGTCCCGGCAGACTTTTGGATTAAAAGGGGAAAATCATCTGCACATCGGGGTGAACCTCGAACCCTGTCCTTTGAACTGCCGCTTCTGTTCCCTTACCAAAGAAGCCGGCATTTTTACGGGAAAGGTTGAATTTGACTACCAACAGATCCTGGCCTGGTCCATGGAGGCCCAAGCCGCCGGGGCAGATGCGTTAAATCTTATGACCACGGGAACCTATCCCTTTAAACGGTTGTTGGAATTGGGCTTGCAGCTAAAACAGGACGTGAGCCTTCCCCTGGTGGCCAACACCCGGGATATTACCCGTGCCGAAGGCGAACAGCTTTTGGATGCGGGATTTGTGGGCGCCTATCATGCCGTCCGGCTGGGGGAGGGCAGGGATACCCCGTTGAAAAAAGAAAAACGTATCCGGACCATTCAGGTTTTTAATGATGTGGGCCTGAAATGGATGAACTGCGTGGAACCGGTGGGACCGGAACATACACCTGAAGAACTGGTGGAGGTGATGTTTCTGGCCCGGGAGTACCAGGCCACTTATTCCGGTGTCATGCGCCGGGTGAATTTCCCGGGCAGCCCCATGGAAAAATACGGGATGATCACGGAATTTGAAATGGCCCGTCTGGTGGCAGTGAGTCGCCTGGTCATGGGCCGGGTGCCTAAGGCTCATTGCACCCATGAACCCCATACGGCTTCCATGACCGCGGGCGCAAACCTCTTTTTTCCGGAAAAAGGATCCAGCCCCAGGGACGATCAGGCCGATACGGGAAAAGGGCGGGCCAGGGATATCAATGAATGCCGCAGGATACATTGGGAAACCGACTGGGACCCAGAATTGCCCTCAAATTGTTTTTAG
- a CDS encoding rubrerythrin family protein has protein sequence MGTMENLAAAFAGESQANRKYLAYAAKADKDGFPQVAKLFRAAAEAETIHAHAHLRAMGGINSTLENLEDAIAGEAHEFTDMYPEFIAEAEKEGNKKAVTTFKFAMPVEEVHHGLYAKALDAVKGGGDLPEASILICPVCGHTIEGSAPEKCPVCNTPGTKYIEIS, from the coding sequence ATGGGAACCATGGAAAATTTAGCAGCAGCATTTGCAGGAGAAAGCCAGGCCAATCGTAAATATCTTGCTTATGCCGCTAAAGCGGATAAAGATGGATTTCCCCAAGTGGCCAAATTGTTCCGGGCGGCCGCTGAAGCGGAAACCATCCATGCCCATGCCCACCTGCGGGCAATGGGAGGGATTAATTCAACTTTGGAAAATCTTGAGGACGCCATTGCCGGGGAAGCCCATGAATTTACAGATATGTATCCCGAATTTATTGCCGAAGCCGAAAAAGAAGGAAACAAAAAGGCTGTCACCACCTTTAAATTTGCCATGCCTGTGGAAGAAGTCCACCACGGCCTTTATGCCAAAGCATTGGACGCAGTAAAAGGCGGCGGCGATCTGCCGGAAGCAAGCATTCTCATTTGTCCTGTCTGCGGCCATACCATTGAGGGCAGTGCCCCGGAAAAATGTCCGGTTTGCAATACGCCCGGCACAAAATATATTGAAATTTCCTGA
- a CDS encoding aldo/keto reductase has protein sequence MLYRTVPKNGDKLSILGFGAMRLPLNEDQSINEAAAIAQMRKAIDAGVNYLDTAWPYHNGKSELILGKALKESYREKVKIADKLPVWMCDSRQDMDAILNRQLEKLGVETIDYYLLHALEGESWDRIKALGVIAFLEDAKAAGKIANIGFSFHGTNEDFNRIVDAYDWTFCQIQYNFLDTQNQAGTAGLKYAASKDMAVIIMEPLRGGNLSRPEAPPRIQALWDTAKTRRTPVEWALRWVWNAPEVTVVLSGMNRDEHIEQNLAIAEQAEAGSLTDAELTLIDQVADKYRELMPVNCTGCQYCMPCPAGVNIPACFEYYNTGKMFEEPQERTQFRYAVFNGFISGKETQASLCVECGECVEHCPQHIDIPERLKEVVDYCETEGIGEIVKQFMSGDQSH, from the coding sequence ATGCTTTACAGAACCGTACCGAAAAACGGGGATAAATTATCCATACTGGGTTTTGGCGCTATGCGTCTGCCCCTGAACGAAGACCAGTCCATCAATGAAGCGGCCGCCATCGCCCAGATGCGCAAAGCCATTGACGCCGGTGTCAACTACCTTGATACCGCCTGGCCCTACCACAACGGCAAGAGCGAATTAATACTCGGTAAAGCCCTCAAGGAGAGCTACCGGGAAAAGGTTAAAATTGCGGACAAACTGCCCGTGTGGATGTGTGACAGCCGCCAGGACATGGACGCCATCCTGAACAGACAACTTGAAAAGCTTGGCGTGGAAACCATAGACTATTACCTGCTGCATGCTCTGGAAGGAGAATCCTGGGACCGCATCAAGGCCCTGGGTGTCATCGCCTTTCTTGAAGACGCTAAGGCCGCAGGCAAGATTGCCAATATCGGTTTCTCCTTCCATGGTACCAACGAAGATTTCAACCGTATCGTGGATGCCTATGACTGGACCTTCTGCCAGATTCAGTACAACTTTCTGGACACCCAAAACCAGGCCGGTACCGCCGGACTTAAGTATGCTGCGTCCAAGGATATGGCAGTGATAATCATGGAGCCCCTGCGCGGCGGCAACCTGAGCCGCCCTGAGGCGCCTCCCCGGATCCAGGCTTTGTGGGACACCGCCAAAACCCGGCGCACGCCTGTGGAATGGGCCCTGCGCTGGGTGTGGAACGCCCCCGAGGTCACCGTGGTGCTGTCCGGAATGAACCGGGACGAACACATTGAGCAGAACCTTGCCATTGCCGAACAGGCCGAGGCCGGTTCCCTCACCGATGCCGAACTCACCCTCATCGACCAGGTGGCGGACAAGTACCGGGAGCTCATGCCCGTGAACTGCACAGGCTGCCAGTACTGCATGCCCTGCCCGGCCGGCGTGAACATCCCTGCTTGTTTCGAATACTACAACACCGGCAAAATGTTTGAAGAACCCCAGGAAAGGACCCAATTCAGGTACGCCGTGTTCAACGGATTTATCTCCGGCAAGGAGACCCAGGCGTCCCTGTGCGTTGAGTGCGGTGAATGTGTGGAGCACTGCCCCCAGCACATTGATATTCCCGAGCGCCTCAAGGAAGTGGTGGACTATTGTGAAACCGAAGGCATTGGAGAAATCGTCAAGCAGTTCATGTCCGGCGACCAGAGCCATTGA
- the tsaA gene encoding tRNA (N6-threonylcarbamoyladenosine(37)-N6)-methyltransferase TrmO, whose protein sequence is MTNDTTISFTPIGFVKTNATKLPRHWSVSQEKGILEIHPEFVSALRDIETGQKIVVLFHFHKSPAFNSGYLFQTPPHRASSRGVFSICSPIRPNAIGMSVVEVTNKDQERIEVKHIDMIDGTPILDIKPLVTGQHDCPSAE, encoded by the coding sequence ATGACAAACGATACAACCATTTCTTTTACGCCCATTGGTTTTGTGAAAACCAATGCAACAAAATTGCCCCGCCACTGGTCCGTGTCACAGGAAAAAGGCATATTGGAGATCCATCCTGAATTCGTTTCTGCCCTGCGTGATATCGAAACCGGACAAAAAATTGTGGTGCTTTTCCATTTTCACAAAAGCCCCGCATTCAATTCAGGATACCTGTTCCAGACCCCGCCCCACCGGGCGTCTTCCAGGGGCGTGTTCAGCATATGCTCACCCATCCGGCCCAATGCCATCGGCATGAGTGTCGTTGAGGTGACCAATAAAGACCAGGAACGCATTGAGGTCAAACACATCGACATGATTGACGGAACACCGATTTTAGATATCAAGCCCCTGGTCACGGGGCAGCATGATTGTCCCAGCGCTGAATAA